The Scheffersomyces stipitis CBS 6054 chromosome 5, complete sequence genome contains the following window.
GAAGGCTACATTGTTACCACTCCAGGTACAGCTGAAACTTCTATTGAGGGTGTTTATGCTGCTGGTGATGTCCAGGACAAGAAATACAGACAGGCTATCACTTCTGCCGGTACCGGCTGTATGGCTGCTTTGGACTGtgagaagttcttgagcGAACAAGAGTAGATGATTATAGAATTATGAGCCTGTCATTATATTTAAATTATAGAATGTTACAATTGAATTATGATAATATGAAAAATACGTAGCCATCTTTTGTATATAGTATTGTGCAATGGAATCCTCTGCTTTTGAACCATGTACAACTTTTTTGTAGAGTATTTGAATATTTAAATGTATTTGTAGACATAATGTTGATAGAGCTTTCGagattttcacgtgaccaatttcaagattaaTTTAGATATGGCATTGCCTCAATATAGGAACCACATTTATCATCCATTCACTAATTCTTTCCATTACCATATCTTCCCCCATCATGTCATTCAACAACGCCTTCGAAGCAGATATCGAGCGAACCGCTTCGAATCGATCCCACCAGTACAAAGATTACCCGGAGTTCGAGTCTCTTTCCACAGCCATAGACAACAGATTGCATCAGATAAATGGTACGCAGTTGCCTTCTATCAAAAAGCTAATTGGCGACTATGAGACCAATGCAGCAGACACTGTAGGAGAAAGTGTTGGTAAAAATTTGAACCAAGTAACTGAGAATttcaaaaagttgaatGAATCTATAAAACAGCTTAACTCTATTATTCAGCAGATTGCATCCAATCACGAAGACATAGAAGTGCTAAATTATCTCAAACAGAAGGAAAGCATCCAAATAAAGTTGGTCAGAGACAGTTTGAACACTTTCAAAAACTACCAGAAGCGATTTGAGGCCGCTCAATATAAACATTTGCCTGAAGGGAGCAGCACAAAGCAAGAAATGTtaagagaagttgaagaacagtCACAACTACAAGGGCAGCAACAAGTACAAATTACTTATGAACCCGTTaatgctgaagaattggaacaGCAGACGATTTTGgtggaagaaagagaacGCGAGATACACAGAATCCAACAAGATACCGTAGAAATCAACGAGATTTTCCAAAATTTGTCTTCTATAGTAAATGAGCAACAGTTCCAGATTGATAATATTGAAAGTAACTTGTTTAATTACAGCCAAGATGTTCGTGGAGCTTCTAATGAGCTTAGAACAGCAGAAAGATACCAGAGACGTTCTGGAGGCAGGATGTTGTGTTGTTTGATGGTGTTGATCGCTGTAGCTGGTTTTATATTGGTAGTTGGAGTTTTGTTTTAGGTTAGCTAATgttgtatatatatgagAGAAGTAATGCCAATGGTTTTGTAGATTTTATTGTTGTACATTCGTTGCATTTATCTATGCTACTATTCTCTATATTATCTCAATATATACAGCTCTATATTACAAGCCTATGGCTTCCATATGTTCACACAACCATCGTCTCCAGCAGTCACAAGAACCTCCAGTTGATCATCCAACAAAGCCCAGATAATGCTGTTGATTTCATGAACCCCATGAGCAGACTCCTTTACAGAGTCTATGGACCAACTGTTGTCATCACCTTCTATGTATATGACTATCTTCCCATCGGAGCCTACGGTAGCAATCTTGCCGGATTGTGCCGACCAGGCCACAGAATAGATGGGATATTGGTGCACTGGAGGGAGGATTGATTCCTGTTCCCAGACCATCTCTGACTTGTGTTTGATGGAACTGGGGATGTACTCTTCGTTTCTTTCTGGCTCATCTACATCCCCACTGGACCAGATTCGTGCGGTCATGTCGTCACTAACCGACACCAACCGTATCTTCGATCTATTCGATGATTCATTAGATTCTTGATGTCTATGATTATCCTCAAACTGAGAACACCACACTGTTCCTTCGTGGCCGTTGAGTACACCAACGCAAGACCAATCATCGTCGTCCAAATCTTGTTTGTACAATCTAATAGTATCATCATACGAACTCAGTGCAAGCAAATTTTGATGCGGATGCCACACAACATGTTTTATATCGTGCTGGTGGTCATTTAGCACAGAAATACATTCGAACTCTTCCAAAGTCTCGGGGTCGGTTTCCCAAATCCAGACAGTCTTGTCTCtagaacaagaagcaaGAAGACTTCCATTGTGGTTCCAGCCCACAGCCTTGATTTCGTTCTCGTGCCCTTCAATGATGGCCATCAAGTTCCATTCGTTTCTGGGGCTCAGAAGAATCTCAGCTGCATTCTCAAGgatttcttcgtcgtctaCTTCTGTTTCGGGTTCATCGATACCCCAAATGGAAATCGTGCTATCAAATGAACCCAGAGCTAAAGCTGGCAAGTCCAAAAAGTTTGACTCAACTCCGGGTAAAGGCGGCTTGAATGAAACCGCTCTCACGGATCGTTTGTGTGTATCTTCCAATTGAGCTACTTGAGGAAAGTTCTGTTTCACTGAGAGCTTGTAGATCTTAGATGTTTTATCAGTGGAAGCAGTTGCCAAAAGTGGAACGGTTTTATGTGCAGAAACCGACCACGCCTTGTCGCTATGAGCTTTGATCGACTTTATAAGCGAAACCATTCTGATGAATACTACGAAACTACGAAAGAAGTAAAATCAatgaatttcttgttggatGGTTAGAATTGCAGTTGAAGTCGCTGAAAAATCCTATTGAAGTTAACTATGGAGCTGACAAAATGCGACTTTGATCCCGGAATTGAAATTCGTTATTTTCAGGTGACCATTTGAATTCCGACTACAGAGTTAGGAATTTGAAGACTGGTAACTTCAAAGCAAATTGAACATCTAACGAATTGTATGTGTATGTCTGCTTCACCATGATAGCCCACAATATCTTTActgaacttcttctacagataTGATAAGAAATTTTAGGATATACCACCTTTTGAGTAATTATTGAAAGGTGACTTAATGTATGTGTCACGTGCTCTATCATAATGAAGATGGCGATTAAGTTAAAGCCAGAAGAGGACTGATTTACAGTTAGGTTTGGGTTCCACAGCTTCTAGACCAATGTAAACTTATATCATTTACGTTAGGCATTCTCTGCCGTTTCTAATACATTGtattatttcttcaattcgtGAAGCATTCGTGCTGAGAAGCATCACTCAGGAACTTCCTGTGTGTGGGAATATGAAAAATAGTCGTCTTCATAGTTAACAAACCAAATAATCTATACAACTTCAACCACTCTATGAATCACCATGCTTGTATTCAGAGCGACTACTAAAAGAGTTCGGTTGACTTCTGTTCTATCAGGAAATGGTTTGGTGAATTTCCAGAGATTGaaatcttctgaatctggcAAGGGCGgtgatttttcagatgaGAAAAAGACccagaatcagaatgaAAAAGCCAACGAGAACAACGACTTAATTTCTCAAGACAATAGAGATGTTTCTCAGTTTAAAATCAGATCTGCTTCGTCTCGCTCGGCTCCAGCACCCATAGATGCTCAAGATACCGGTTTGGACCGTCTTGtgaaaagaaacaacaaaCCATATATACCTAAGTTGAAACATGACAGAGTCAGTTTTGAGTATCCTGGCTTACCcaacgaagacgatttCGCAAAGGCTCAACAGCCGAAGACAACCACCAGATGGTCTCGTTATGTGCCGAAGATTTTGACCGCTTTGGCTGTCGTCTGGGGTGCATATACCGTGAAGGTGTGGATCTATGCTCCTGAAAATGGTGCTGACAGTAAAGAGTTGCTTGATCCTCTGGAATTCCATAAATTCATAGTCACTcacaaggaagaaatcgatGATGATCACTACTTGATTGAGCTTTTACCCAAGCATTCCAAGTGGCAATACAGTTACaatcttaactatgagcTGAAGTCCATCTGGAATGGGGACAGAATATGGTCTGTAGATGTCAAGCAACCAGACATCATGGTTGTCAGAGCATATACACCGTTACCGTTGTACTTTTTAAAGTCTGAATACACCAGATCAGGTGAAAGGAAACCACTTTTGAAGGTTATCAACAACGACGGAGAGGATTACGATAAAGGAGGTGTCATGTGTTTGTATGTCAAAAAGTACAATGATGGTGAAATATCTAGATATATCACAAGCAGGAatattggagaagaaatcgaattGAGAGGTCCTAATGTGGAGTACAGATTTCCTTACCATCCCCTTAAAAATTACCATACTAGACCAATATTTCGTGATCTTCCTTCTAAAATTGAACCTGAACACTTGCTTCAAAAGACTATAAAGGCCAACGACTTACCAGCTTTCGATAATTTAAACTTTTTTGCTGCGGGAACTGGTATAGCTcctattcttcaagtcttgcTTTCTCGTAATCCGTACAGGGGATTTGTCAACATTCACTACTCAGCCCAAAAACCTGGGGAATTGGAGCCATTAGAGagattccttttctttttggaaaagttAGACAGAATTAAATTGATTCGCCATTACGATTCCGAGAATAAGACTATCCTAACAGCTAAGGACGTTTCAAAGCCATCTAAAAGTGCGTATACTAGCCCTCTAAAATTAGAACAGAAGGAAGCTGACCTTACGCCCGAAGAAGctttgaagttgagaatGTCGATTTTGGAGGGAGAGGAACCAACAATTCAAAGTAAGGTACAATTGAACGAAGAAAGAGCTCCAAGATATGTAAATGCTATACAACAAGCTATAGCCACCAGTAAGGAACAAAAAACATCGCCAAGTTTATCGTTAGTATGTGGACCAGAAGGGTACGTAAGCTATGTTGCTGGTCCTAAAGACTTGATTAACAATCAACAAGGTCAAGTGGGCGGTTTGCTAGGTGACAAAGAGTGGGATGAATCAAACACCTATAAATTATAGAGTCCAAATTGTATATAATTGGAGTAATAATACATTGTAAATAGTTAAATGTTATCGTACATATTACAAAACGTCATTAACCACGCCGATCTTCTTACCAAAATGAATAAGAATACGTTGCGCATCTCTATGTTTGGCACATAGTAGAATGACTTCCTTAAGTAACTCATGCTTGTCTACTCCACAGATGCTAGAAGACCATCCTGAAGCCGACCTGGAATTGAcatctgtttcttgttgGCTGTCTGGCCCTAAAAGCTCGTCACAAACCTCAAATAGTTTCGTTTTGTAGCCTAATTCACATATTCTTTGAACGTAtgtcaagaagaatcttctgaaaTCCTTAAACTCACCTAGCAATTCACAGCATAATATCCTATTTTCCAAGTGGCTAATTGAAATGgtgttttcaagattttcaAATCCTTCCTTCATTATCATGTTTTTtgagatcttgttgaagtacttgCCTCGTCCAGTTCTCGTTTTTCTAATaatttcttcgttggtTTTATGTTCCAATAGTTCAATAATGGAAgcttcttcaccaaacaAGTTCGATGTTTGAGGCTTTTTGCTGTTCTCGTCATTGCTTTCCCAATAGTGAGAACCAAACGACCACCACGACTCTGTAATTGTCTGCCAAATGCATAAatttttgttgaagagataCCCTGAGCAATTCGATAGCGTCACTAATGGAATTCCAGCAGATGTGACAGCGCATAGGGTGATGTTATCTGACTTGGACAAACCATCTTCATGATATTTGCTACTGAGTTCCAATAATGGAGTCAACGAAGTAGACAACTCgatctttttcttttctaaaTCCCAAACAAACAATTCGCCCAAAGATGTTACGGCCATAAGGTACTTACTGTGACTTTCAAGGAAAGACACAGGCGATCCAAGAACTAGTGGAGGTAACAATCTTTTACCTGATGTATGGGAATAAGTCAAAATTTGACCATCGGAAGTACTCAATGCCCAAAAATTGGACCCCTCGACAGCCAATTGGATGTATCTCGGAATAAAATCGCACCAAAGCTGCTTGTCTTTTTTGAAGTATGTGATTCTGGAAGGTTTAGTCTCGTTTCCAGTTCCATTCTTGATATCCATTATGAAGACTTCACCATCAAATTTGCTCAGAATCTGAAAGTTTAATCTTACTTTGGGAACTGAAAGTCTCACCTTTGAAAAAGTAGTATTAGGATTTGTGATAACTGATCCAATAAATTTAACTGGTTCGAGTTCACGTTTAATTTTCTTATTGGAgccagcttcttcttgtgctTTCAACCTCTTGTTCTGTTTATagaagtcttcttcaactgaatAAGAAGGCTTGTCAAATTCCATTAGAGATTTTGAAGACGACTGGACCGTTGAATTGTTACCCAAACttgattcagatgaagCTATGGCAGGTTTCGTGGTTCCGTTGTTCGAAATAAGCATAGGCTGAATTCTACGTTTCCCGTTTTTCGTGGTTACTTCCTGCTTCTGGGCGCTTTTCGAATCTGAAGGTGGCACGGTAATTGAAGATGCCGATGCTATGGAGGTAGTCTTTGCTGTCTTGGTCGTTTTACTAGTGGTAGATTTTGATTGCCTGCTGCTCATGGCAGAATGTAAGATATCCGTCGCTGAAGTGTCTGGTTCTGTCATGTTTGGTGGAGGTATGACTGATGGTTCTATGGGTCCATTACTTATAGCCTCAGGCTGACTATTAGTTGGACTGGagtttgcttctttctcaCTCAGTTCATCCTTGTTTTggtctttttcttcattctgtTCGCTATGTATCGTGCTCTTAGCGTCTTTCTGATCCAATAACTCGATCTGGTGTTTTTCACCTCTTCTTGTCGTCAGTTGATCGTGTTCATATTTATGGTTTATAGGCTTTATGTATTCTTGGTCGAATTTCTTTAGCTCTTCCAACATGTCTTGCGATATCTCGTGACCCAATTCGTTGTTTTCGATCGAAGCTATTCCTAAATGTCCATCTAACGTAGCAacaatcaaagaagtacCTGTTTTATCCCatacaagatcaagtaTTGGCTTGTCGACGACGTCTTGTAAGACGACTACGGGTGTATCTTTAGAAGTGTTCCATATGGCCAAGGTCTTGTCTGAGCCTCCGGTAGCAATCACATTATAGAAAGCGGTATCATCAGTCCCTTCTCGCAAGAATTTGGGATGAAATCGTACTACTTCACATGCAAGCCCATGTCCTACCAAGCTGATTCTGTTTTGCCAGTTTTTAGAACGAGAAATCAACGAGATTAACGAAGTCTGATTTTTTGAGGCTGTTGGAACTGAAAGAAGTTCACCTTCTGGAGACCACGAGATCCGCTTGTAGTTTACGTTTATGGGATTTTTGTTGATGAGACGggagatcttgttgatcaagcGAAACTGGTAGTTGTCCAAGGCAGTATCATACGTGTACTGGTACAAGTAAACCAATGTATCGTCACCCAAAGTGATCAAATAGTTGTTAGTAGGATCAAAGGCAATGCTTCTTTGAACGGTAAGTTTTTCCAAATGGGTCAATTCCGTCAATTCCTGAAACGTATTCTTTGTAACGTCTATGACATTCACTTTACCTTCAATGGTGCTCCAGGCTACAAGACGAGAATCCATCGACCAGCTTAAGTCAACTACAGAGGCTTTCTGTTCCTCATTGAAAGGATAGAGAAGGGTTTGGCTGTTCTTTTCAAGGTTGTGCAAGTAGATATTTCCCTTCGTGTCTGCCGAGACAAGCTCTTTACTGTTTTTAGGAGAAAACTTGATCGTGGAAACTACAGCTTTGTGGGTTTTCAAGGTGTATACGGGTGAAATGCTATTGACTTTCGAAGTCAATGAATCTTGGGAAGTTTGTATGttatcagaagaaacagaatgCCGCTGATGATCATTCTCAATTTTAGTAGGCTCGTTATTGAGATTATCGCTCTTGGTGTCAACAGTATTAACTTTTaattctttgatttcaactCTGTCACTCAATGTGCCTTCGTCAATTTTGAATCCATCTTTCGATTCATCTTTTTTGTCATCCTCGTCGAGATCAATTATTTCGACAGGTCTGATGCTGGCCTCAGTGATCTGAGGATTTTCAGGAATTCCAATTCTGGCCTCAGCATTGTTCTCATTGATAGC
Protein-coding sequences here:
- a CDS encoding predicted protein codes for the protein MSFNNAFEADIERTASNRSHQYKDYPEFESLSTAIDNRLHQINGTQLPSIKKLIGDYETNAADTVGESVGKNLNQVTENFKKLNESIKQLNSIIQQIASNHEDIEVLNYLKQKESIQIKLVRDSLNTFKNYQKRFEAAQYKHLPEGSSTKQEMLREVEEQSQLQGQQQVQITYEPVNAEELEQQTILVEEREREIHRIQQDTVEINEIFQNLSSIVNEQQFQIDNIESNLFNYSQDVRGASNELRTAERYQRRSGGRMLCCLMVLIAVAGFILVVGVLF
- a CDS encoding predicted protein, with the protein product MVSLIKSIKAHSDKAWSVSAHKTVPLLATASTDKTSKIYKLSVKQNFPQVAQLEDTHKRSVRAVSFKPPLPGVESNFLDLPALASGSFDSTISIWGIDEPETEILSSPRNEWNLMAIIEGHENEIKAVGWNHNGSLLASCSRDKTVWIWETDPETLEEFECISVLNDHQHDIKHVVWHPHQNLLASSSYDDTIRLYKQDLDDDDWSCVGVLNGHEGTVWCSQFEDNHRHQESNESSNRSKIRLVSVSDDMTARIWSKYIPSSIKHKSEMVWEQESILPPVHQYPIYSVAWSAQSGKIATVGSDGKIVIYIEGDDNSWSIDSVKESAHGVHEINSIIWALLDDQSEVLVTAGDDGCVNIWKP
- the CYC2 gene encoding protein possibly processed from cytochrome c import factor (CYC2_YEAST Cytochrome c mitochondrial import factor CYC2), giving the protein MLVFRATTKRVRLTSVLSGNGLVNFQRLKSSESGKGGDFSDEKKTQNQNEKANENNDLISQDNRDVSQFKIRSASSRSAPAPIDAQDTGLDRLVKRNNKPYIPKLKHDRVSFEYPGLPNEDDFAKAQQPKTTTRWSRYVPKILTALAVVWGAYTVKVWIYAPENGADSKELLDPSEFHKFIVTHKEEIDDDHYLIELLPKHSKWQYSYNLNYESKSIWNGDRIWSVDVKQPDIMVVRAYTPLPLYFLKSEYTRSGERKPLLKVINN
- the HIR2 gene encoding Histone transcription regulator HIRA, WD repeat superfamily, with translation MKYFRFPPLLHGGEVHTVDIDPTNEWLATGGLDHIINIWKLSDLVNLARISPLEKNEDNHQTFNSISPVYTLKTHKAVVSTIKFSPKNSKELVSADTKGNIYLHNLEKNSQTLLYPFNEEQKASVVDLSWSMDSRLVAWSTIEGKVNVIDVTKNTFQELTELTHLEKLTVQRSIAFDPTNNYLITLGDDTLVYLYQYTYDTALDNYQFRLINKISRLINKNPINVNYKRISWSPEGELLSVPTASKNQTSLISLISRSKNWQNRISLVGHGLACEVVRFHPKFLREGTDDTAFYNVIATGGSDKTLAIWNTSKDTPVVVLQDVVDKPILDLVWDKTGTSLIVATLDGHLGIASIENNELGHEISQDMLEELKKFDQEYIKPINHKYEHDQSTTRRGEKHQIELLDQKDAKSTIHSEQNEEKDQNKDESSEKEANSSPTNSQPEAISNGPIEPSVIPPPNMTEPDTSATDILHSAMSSRQSKSTTSKTTKTAKTTSIASASSITVPPSDSKSAQKQEVTTKNGKRRIQPMLISNNGTTKPAIASSESSLGNNSTVQSSSKSLMEFDKPSYSVEEDFYKQNKRLKAQEEAGSNKKIKRELEPVKFIGSVITNPNTTFSKVRLSVPKVRLNFQISSKFDGEVFIMDIKNGTGNETKPSRITYFKKDKQLWCDFIPRYIQLAVEGSNFWALSTSDGQILTYSHTSGKRLLPPLVLGSPVSFLESHSKYLMAVTSLGELFVWDLEKKKIELSTSLTPLLELSSKYHEDGLSKSDNITLCAVTSAGIPLVTLSNCSGYLFNKNLCIWQTITESWWSFGSHYWESNDENSKKPQTSNLFGEEASIIELLEHKTNEEIIRKTRTGRGKYFNKISKNMIMKEGFENLENTISISHLENRILCCELLGEFKDFRRFFLTYVQRICELGYKTKLFEVCDELLGPDSQQETDVNSRSASGWSSSICGVDKHELLKEVILLCAKHRDAQRILIHFGKKIGVVNDVL